TACAAAATAGGAAAGGCAGCAAATATCACAGAAGGCATCAATAACTGAGAGATACTGGGAGTCACATATCAGAGCCTCAAGGGTCACAAATATAGTAGAAAATCAGTTGCTAGGCAAGTCAAGAACCAGGAATTTAATAAtatttaataatatatatatatatatatatatatatatattcattcagACGTGAAAGTCACGTGCACGAGTAGCAAGAATTCCCTTCTCACGTGAATGTCACGTGCCTGGGTTTCTTCAGTAATCGCGACTTTTATTCAGGTTCTCCCTCCAACGGAACACTTCCACTTTTGCTCTAGTCTCTAACAATGGAGCCCCAAGAACACCCCCACCACCACCCGGAAACCCTAACACCCTCTACCACCACCACATCCACCACCGCTGCCGCCGTTCCCTGCGGCAAATGCGGCTCCATGGCCGCACCTCCGCCGCCGCTGTCGTGGCCGGACACCTCCCCACCCCCAAACTACCGCCCCATCCGAGCCCCCGCCATCAACCTCCCTCAAAACCAACAAGCCATAATCCTCACCCCCGTCCCTCAAGCCAAGTCCGTCCCCCCAATCTCACCCCCTTTCCATTTCCAAACCCCCTCCAAGATCATCCAATCCCCCGACGACCTCCGCCGCTTCCACGACTCCGATTCCGGCAAACACTTCCTCGGCTTCGTCGTCGCCCTCTCCGAATCCATCCGGTCTAAGAAAATCTCCGACCCCTGCCACCACTCCCCCGTCACCACCGCCATCGTCTCCATTCTCGACACTCTCCTCCGTTGGATCGACGAAATCCCTCCCACTCAGCAAGCCGCCCGATACGGCAACGTTTCGTACCGCGTCTGGCACGAGCGTTTGGTCGAGAATAGCTACAACCTAATGATGCAATTCCTCCCCCAACATCTGGAAGCTTCCACCGTCGAGATCGTCCCTTATTTCACAGACAGCTTCGGAAACGCGAGCCGGATCGACTACGGCACCGGCCACGAGACCAATTTCGCGGCGTGGCTTTATTGCCTGGCGAGAATGGAGGTCATTAAGGAAGAGGATTACCCTGCCGTGGTGGCCAGAGTGTTCGTCAAGTACTTGGAGTTGATGAGGAAGCTGCAGCTGGTGTATTGCTTAGAGCCGGCGGGGTCTCACGGCGTTTGGGGCCTTGACGACTACCATTTCCTGCCCTTCATTTTCGGCTCTTCGCAGTTGATTGATCACAAGCATATGAAGCCCAAGTCCATTCATAATGATGATATACTGGAGAATTTTTCAAATGAGTATATGTATCTTTCGGGGATTGCTTTtgtgaagaaggtgaagaaggGTCCGTTTTCGGAGCACTCGCCTTTGTTGGATGATATCAGTGGAGTGCCGAATTGGAACAAAGTCAATAAGGGGATGCTGAAGATGTATAAGGTTGAGGTGTTGGAGAAGGTACCCATCATGCAGCATTTCCTATTTGGCTGGCTCATCAACTGGTATGTttgctcttttttattttctatataTCTCTATCTAAACCATTTGAGTTTCTAGAGTTAAATTATTTACAATGAAATGCAGGACTAGTTGCAGATTTTAGTTCTTAGACCTGATCTTCTAAATCTAGACTATGGTATAGTAAACTTTGGCTCCATCAAACTTCTTTGTTATGAGCTGCACCTAAGCGGGATTGAACTGACATAACAATATATAATTAAGACCTGGTTTGTTTGAAGGCTTGGTGAGGCTTATTAACTTGTTGTGGGTTTGGACTGATAACATATCCAATTCCATATCTTCTGTGAATTAGAGGCTGTGAAGGTGTCCAGTAGTGTTTTCATATGTCTTTGAAGATTAGGCCTCTGCTTATAATAGTTTAACAGGTGTGTAGTATGGATCTAAGGTCAACCTAGGCCAATTGCCTCCAATTTTTATCCTTGATGTGTCTCCTTTCTCATATGACTTCATGTGAAAATGCAACCTACTGCTTCTTCTGAATAAGTATTGCTAGATGGATAAGTGTGTTTATATGTTGTTTGTTCACTGATTTTTTTCCTCCAATGTTCTCTTTACCCAGGGAGTAGAATTTCACTTGAGGAGCAAGATGTCAATTTTCTGTCAGATTATTAGTCAGTTGAAGCATAGAAAGGTACTAGATTGAAAATATAATTCTGCTGTTTTGTAATCATGACTTGTTATTATTACTGTTATGGTTTCTGAATCTGTGGTTTTGGTGTTATGCTTTTGAAATGGAGACTGCAAATTTAATctcaaaagaggaaaaaaggTTAAAAAAAATGACCAATAGAATTTTATCTTCATGAAATGAGTTGACCATTTATAGATTATTAGTAATCTTTGGTCGGAACCTGTATGTTTCTCTAATGCACGATTAATATTTAGTATATTTAGTATAGTAAAGACTTTCCTTCATAAGGCTTGATCAATTTGGTTGTAGATCTGGGTTTTAATGACTGGGTGTTCATAGGTGATTGGATCAGTAAAGTCTGGAAATCAATTGTTCAGATGTATCATATTTTGCTACTCCGCTAGCCTAAATAACAACCAAACTGTGTCCATTAAATTGAAGGACATAGCAACATCTGACATTCTGATGATTCTGGAAATTCTAAATGCTTATTAGCTAAACCTTGTCTACAGTTTGTTTAACCTAGACCACCTTCTGCCCTGACCGCAATCCCTACCCAAACGAGCCTTAGCATAGCTTCTTGCTAAAGTCATATTTAACTATATCATATGCTTTGTTCATGTTTGACTTTAAGGTTAAAATATCATGCTCTGTCTTTGCAAAGTATAGCTGAAGAATAATCTCCTTTCCTTCTTAGCAATAGATTCCAGTAACCCTGCAAATTCTGACTCTGGTGAGGCCACCTTCTAGTGTTGTTTCACTCCACTCTCTTTCCCCTACTGTGCAAGTAAAAATGAACTACGGTTGCATCATTTGGACTCCTAGTAGTGCTTTAGTAGTAAGTGAGGGTCTGAATGTTTAAATTGTATCAAGGCTTTGGCCCTTTTCTACACAGAAAAGTATGTGATCCAATAATTGTCATTACTTGGGTTTCAATAGCTTCAATGTacatttctgttttcttttctgtGGCTTGATGGGTAAATTTTTGACCCAAAGGAAGAGGGACGACGTCTTCTTACCTCATAGTTCATCAATTTACTGGATCATTGTTGGTAAAAAAATTTAGCAGATTTGAACTGACatataacaatatataattAAGTACTTGGATTGTTCGGAGGCTTGGTGAGGCTCAATAACTTGTTGTGGGTTTGGACCGATAATATATCCAATTCCATATCTTCTGTGAATTAAAGGCTGTGAAGGTGTCCAGTAGTGTTTTTATATGTCTTTGAAGATTAGGCCACTGCTTATAATAGTCTAACAGGAGTGTAGTATGGATCTAAGGTCATCCTAGGCCAATTGCCTCCAATTTTTATCCGTGATGTGTCTCCTTTCCCAGATGAATTCATGTGAAAATGCAACCTATTGTTTCTTCTGAATTTTCTCTGATCTTTTATATCAACTGTGACAAAATACCTGATAGAGCAATCAAAGAGCCATGCTTTAGCTGATCATATCACTGATTTTTATCATTCTTAGAAGAGTATCATTCATGGTTATAATCAAGTGATGATTTTCATATTCCCTTTCTGATGTGCTATTGAGTGGTGCTGATGCAGAACAAATAGGGACAATTTAGGTGTTTATTGCAGCAGATTCTGGTAGTTCAAGGAACAGGAgggattttttttattataaggaTAGCAAAGACAGTAAAAAAACCCTTATAAAATCCCAATAATAAGAACcctttttattcttctttaaGATGAAATCTAATAGTAAATCCTAATTATATCAGCCTTGACTAAGCTTTCCGAAGTCAAGCAAGATCCTAGCAAGGTCCATCATCACTACAGACTCCCAAATCAGGCCTTCAGCTTTGgaatattttcttacaaggCCTTGGATAAACCCTAGTGGTCTGCCAGTTGTATTCTTTATCAGGTGCACTAGCATCGAGTGTGCCTGGAGTTGAAGGGATGGGTTCCAAGTCTTAAAGAAGAGCTCAAATTATTTGCTTGTAGAAGAGTTTGCATTCCTAAATGCAAATATACTGGTATCCTGTCCTCTCTTATCATGACTGATTTAGTTAATGGTTTGCTTTTTAATATACATCAAATTTTTCCGTCTTATCAGTCATCTTTCTGTAATCCAAACCTAGTTGTTGGCTGTTCTGCAACTCTGTAAGAGAGTATATGCTGACTATTGTGACCTTTAAAAATAGGATAACGGTCTAAAGAAATAATGTTGTTGCATTTGATTACCTATGTCAAGAAGTATGGTTTCTTTTAAATAGAATTCAGAATCGATTAGTTTTGAACAGACTAGAGAAGCTGAATTTCTCTTATTGCATGTGTCAATCATGATTTGACAGTTGATAACTATCAAAACAGTGTAATTGACAGCTGACGTTTAAATGTGGAATTGTATGTTTCAAGTGTTAAATGTTAACTATTGCTGGAATGTGTATATATGTTGTTTGTTAACTGACTTTTCCCTCCAATGTTCTTTTTTCCCAGGGAGTAGAATTTCACAGGAGAAGAAAGACGTCGATTTTCTGTCAGATTATTAGTCAATAGAAGTTTGGAAGGTACTAGATTGAAAATATAATTCTGCTGTTTTGTAATCATTGACttgatattattattattatggtTTCTGAATATGTGGTCTTTGTGTTAATGTGTTTGACATGGAGACTGCAAATTTATTCTCAAAAGAGGTGAAAAGGTTAAAAAAATGACCAATAGAATTTTATCTTATGAAATATGAGTTGACCATATATATAGATTATTATAAAACTCTGGTAGGGAACTGTGTATTTCTCCAATGCACGATTGATATGTAGTATACTGGCAGTCTGTCTTTCATGGCTTAACAATTTCATGGTTTTGTAATATTGTTATGAGGCTTTGGCCGCACTTCAGCTTGGTTGGTGCCTTCTGTTTAAGTAGATTTCACTTGTATTCTTCCATATTTCCCAACTGATAATGAAATATGGGTGCTTGTATGCCACTGGAAGGCCTATGATTAGATTTAGTAATGGGGGAGTACATGTGCTGTGTTTAACTTGAGatatccattttttttttaaaattagatAGAAAAGACTTTCCTTCATAATTGTAGATCAATTTGGTCGTAGATCTGGTTTTTTATTTCAGGGTGGTCATAGGTCATTGGATCTGGAGATCAATTGTCTAGATGCATCATAGTTTGCTTGTCCACCAAATAGCCTAAATAACAACCAAACCATGTCGATTAAGTTCATGGACATAGCAACATCTGACATTCTGTATGATTCTGGAAACTCTTGTCACGTGGGGGCATAAATGCTTATTCACTTAACCTCGTCTAGAGCTTGTTTAACCTAGCTCGACCGCCTTCTGCCCTGATCCCAATCCCTACCAAAACCAGCCTTAGGATAGCTTCTTGCTAAGGTCACATTCAACTATATCATATGCTTTTTTTCGTGTTTAAGGTTATACTATTGCTCTGCCTTTTGCAAAGTACAGCTGAAGAATAATCTCTATATTTTCCTTCTTATCAATAGATTCCGGTAACCCTGCAAACTCTGGTGAGGCCACCTTGTAGTGTTGTTTCACTCCAGTCTCTTGCCCCTACTGTGCAAGTGAAAGTGAACTACAGTTGAATAATTGGGACTCCTACTAGTGCTCTAGTAGTGAGGGTTCAAATGTTTAGATTTGTATCAAGGCTTTTGCCCCTTTCTACCAAGGAAAGAAAAGTATGAGATCCAACCAGAATTACTTCAATATAGATTtctgtttttcttatttttgtggCTTGTTGGGTAAATTTTCGACCAAAAAACATTTGCAGGTGAAGGAAGTGATGTCAATGTAGTTCCTAAAATAAAagcatccatttttcaaaatgcGGCGAACTTAATTCTATTCTAAGTTGCAAGTCAATTTGGTGAACAATTATACAAAACTCTTGCCATCCACACTAGTGAGCACTCACCCGTTGGGGTGGCATGCCCATCTTTGAATCTCGGGCATATATGACACTAAAATTTTGCTAAAGTCTTTGACACCAAAAAACAAGGCCTCAATTTATAATAATAGTGATTAGAATTACCTATTGCCTGTTAAACTTCTGAATTAACCAACCACCTCTGTTTATTTTCTtgctaattttatttttattttttataaattggtttttattttcttttttagagaAAGTGACTATTTTTTCTCACATGAAAATAAtgcaatttgatttttttttttttttttttgagaaaagagTAGAGATTTCATTAGATCCAATGTCAGAAAGGCCATACAAAGATCCCTATGTGCTTGCACCTTAATGCAATGGCTAAGCAAGGAAAAATAAGTATCATCCACTAGTACAATCAACCTCAATTACTTATGACTGTTTATTTTTGAAAAGGCGACCATGTTTCTTTGGGGTACCTAATAGTCAGTCTTTCTATGTGTCCAAAACTGGCCCCCTCCCCGAGCATCAATTCATTCAGTTTAGATTTCTTGCAGGTAGATAGGGTACTTTTTGCCCCGCTTAGCTTAAGTACAGGGTACTAAAAAACGACCTTCCGAACGATTGAGGGTAAAGAGCATCCAACGGAAAGCCGCCTTAAATTCCCTTGTTTCAAAATATGTtcgggtgcggctattgccaccctaccattttctttgtttaccctacttgctcattacaccctacattttaatttcaattattaaatttacttatttaactcatttctctttccaagaatatccttatttgacatatccaattagaaaataaatatttttaacgaaaatctctcatttaatttatactcataaaaaaattaaaatttattaaaatttcctaataaaatcataatctaattttactcccatttttttaattttttctttcaatttcaatttttttttatcaggaatttcaatgttctctatttcaatctatgtaaaaaaattagtaattttacaactatgatcaatgaagaagagattgatttttttttctttgtgttttaaattttcaCTTTCCGTGTTCACAAAGAATTTTGCAAAATTTTTTATGAATTTAAaggtaatggttttgtgaattgaataacgaattaatgatgaggaggcaacaaaaagacaaaaaatagtaataaattcaaatttgggttgagaagataaagattaatgttatccaatgagaaattaagtagtctttgtatttaattaattacttatatatttatttttttcttccatgtttggattttagaaaattagtgtacttattagtcattttgcacttgggtaatatagttttttaataattcaaatgtttgtaaggtgaacaaagaaaatggtagggtggcaatagacgCACCCATATGTTCCTGCAACTTCTTTTTGCTTCTTGAGGAGTGGCTCGTTACTGTGGCAGGGAGCCGCGTTGTTGGGCCACAACGTGGCAGATTCTTTTGTAATATTACTAGTTATGAATGAATTTTGTTGTCTCTTCTAAAAAAGATGGTGTGGGCTGGTACGAACAAGTTTCGGCTCGATGCTTTTTTAATCAATCGATGATGTATCTCGTTGATATAGGTGTGATATGATCTTGTTTAAATTGGCTAAGGTGTTTAACAATGCCACATTTCAGTCCTCTTTACTGAATTGAACTGGCCGAATCATATCAAATTCACACAATAATTCCCTTACTATTACACAtcttattttcaacaagttttGGTTCCATGCGTTCAGTAATTACATTACGTCGCTAAGCAGTAAATCTTACACAAGGGCATGGTTGTAGTCGTGAAAGTGAAAGATTTTGTAGATAAAATGAGCCAACCATTTTGAACCTGCAAAGCAGAGTAGAGCTGTTGCAAGTAGCGCAGTTTTTGCAACCACTGATGACAGCACTCCTTCCTTGATTGCAGAGACAATCCCAAGTAAAGAAAATGAGACGACCTGCAATACGACTTTAAGCACGCTCAGAGCTTTGTGGGCAGCATTGCAACTGCGGCAGTTCACCACATGAGACTGGTACCTGAATAAGTTGTGCAAAAGTCGATCTCCTTAGTGAATCAAATGACTTACAATACTCAGCAACCTTAGTTACAAGGATCACAACACAACCAGGTAAGACAAATGCTTGTATTCTAATGGCGTTTGTAACGCCGTAATAGAAGTATTCTAAACACATTAGCTTTCAGCGAACTTTGCATTTCCAATACTTGTGCAACGATCTACTTTGCTGTCTCCAAAATTTTACAGATGACAGTAAATTGGCACCAATTTTCTGAACTAACATGTTGATTAAACTAAAGCTTGATGCATCTTTGGTGTTGCATGAAAGTTACCTGTCCAACAACTGTTCTTTGGGAGGAGTGGGGGGAAGCACCCCAGTGAACTTGCCTCTCCAATCTACTTGACCACCCGCATACTTGTTTAACCACTTTCGGAAACCAACGACAGCGGCATCTGACTTTGTTGGCAAATAGCAGGCTTTCTGCCACTGGGTAATACCAGCATCCATTATCCTACGTTCCTGTACAATAAGAACCCGAGTCCCGAGAGCATGTCAGAAAATGTAACTTCATACCACGATCGTGTGGCTGCACACATGATTAATAGCTGTTTCTCTTATCAGTCTTATGAAAAAGTTCAGGAGAAGAGTCATGAAATTTCTAGGACTTGATTCCAACTATTTAACGGTAGCCAGTGCCACGAGTACAAATTTATGATAtaggaaagggaaaagaaaaaaaaaagtattttttgTCTCTCTACGTATGAAAGAAAGCTTAAAATTCTAAAACAAAGGGTTAGGAAATTAATTAAAAGTGTTCGGACTAGGTATTACCCAATGAAAATTTATGACCACTAATACGAAGGTTACATGTAGAAATTCAAGCCATCATCACCATaggaaattaaaaggaaaaaaagaaaaagaaagatgaatTTATCAAAATAACTCAGATTTAATTTATGCAATTGAGAGTAAAAAAAGGATCCACGTGAAAGTTAACGGGCATTCTCTACAACTATTGATCTATCATCAACTGAAAGTTTCCTCACAATCATGCAGAGAAACATAGACCACTGAGTTGCTTCTGCAATACCAATATACTGTTcggaaagaaaaacaatattCTCTCCTccgtggttttttttttttttttttcatgacaattttcaaaaccaaaatttccTATATGGGTTTTAATTTGCATTACTCTGCTGCATGGAATTAAGTTGTAACATTtaaatattttgtttattattgaaattaaatttgggtgaatttatttttgtgtttaaattcaaaattttatttgtaactcatggtgatttattttgagtttttaatttttgtaacctatgacatttggttactaccctattaattgtggggagtgtcctaagagcctataaatagcacaaTTTGTTGCATGCTCAAATAGATCCTTACTTTTACGTAATACTATTATGAAACACTACAATTCACCTATcaactttctttccaaaattccccaaagtgtcttgtgtgttttttggccaaaagaaagatcttcttttggtggagctttgggtttctccaatttgtgcagattggtgtgagccgtacaacttgttgttgggctgttATATCCTGAAGGGGataagtcaagagatttctggtgcaccgacattgttccgcagagggcttgaatatccttaaagagagcgagataccgCGCCTCAGCCTATTGTCAATAAGGTTCTCaaatagaaattataattttattgtaatttcaccatTAACTTTATATATCAGAATTATTATTTACCAGAATCTGGGAGTTAGACATCTACATTATCATAATGTATGTAgactttattatttattttgacTGTAAAAGTAATTCGTTACATATTATATGAGTAAGATGCAAGTTAATGTTAAACTTAATACAAAGAGTAAGAAGTCACCTCAAGATGAAGCAGATATAAATCCGAGTCCAAAACCAGGTTGTGTCGAATGTGATATATCCATCGCGGAAGAATCTTAACCGAAATGCCAAAGTTTATTGGGAAGGTCGATATCATTCTGCTATTACCTGGACTAACTGGAACGCAGAAGAAAACTAAAAGAGCTCTCTTTTGGCCCCTTTGGGCTGATgagacctatatatatatatacatgaacaAAAATGcaaagagaaaggatataagcAAATAATAACAGAATCATCTTTATCTAAAACAAATCAATCCACATAATGTACTACCTTTTCAGTTCCAGGTGGTTTCAGAAAACCGTACGGTTTTCCCGAGGACGCAGCCCCATTACTATTGTCAATTGGACCAAAGAGAGATGTATAAAACAGACATGGTGACATAAATTTACTCTGACCCGAATTCCGCTCTTCTATGGTAAAACCATTTATGTCTATCTTAGGAACATACAAGTCCATTGGTCTGCCCCCTTCTCTATCAGCCTTCTCTGTGAAGGAAAGATACAGTAATTTATGTAAACGTCCTACATAAGGGTCTAACATAATGACATCCAATAAAGATGATTCAGAAATAATATATTATCTACCTTCCGGTTGTTGAGTTTGCATTATTCCATAATGTGCGTATGGAACATGAGCAGGATCCATAAAATTTTCAATCAAGACCTCATATCTGGAAGAACAGTTAAAAAAATCAAGCAAAGTcatatgatttttctggaacagGACCGCAAAAATCTTAGATTGCAAAGTTTTAGATAGACAACTTGTGCAACTAATCTAGAAAAGACACACTTCTTTTCTGTGGCTAGGCTAGGAGCCACTTCCGCTGTTGAATGGAAATTAATACTTCATGTGGATAGTGCCTACAAGTTCTTTGACATTACAGAAAATGAGACCAATTAATACTTCATGTGGATAGTGCCTACAAGTTCTTTGACATTACAGAAAATGAGACCCAATAGATCCGTAAGGTTTCTCACACACACACGCTCTGTAGAACATGAATTTATATCAAATTAGTTGAAAATTTTAACTTTACCTACCCGTAAGGGATCTCTCTATTTGCCATCAAGCAAGTATATGATGGATCATCCATTTCTGGTATGTAGGGAGGTTTTTTCTCTGTAAGAATATCTTTGTATTGGGGATCGGAACTTGGCCAGAACCACACCATTCCATTCTGCACAGTACTTGGATAAGCACTTACACATGCTTTTTTGGATGTGTGAATCTGCATAACATGGTTGAAGGGTCATTCCCACTAACtttccaaaaccaaaattcCCGCATTGCATAGATAATTGTCATAGAATAAAACAAGTTCTACAACAGGAAGAACAATAAACAAATTTTCACTCTATAGCTTCATAATAATTCTGTAAGGCTTCCGCATACTATTACCCTCCTCCTTAAGTTCATCAAACTGATACAGAAATATGGTCTACCTACTTGAATGAAAGTTACATGAAGGGTCATTTCTAGCTACTAACTTTCTAAAACCATAATTCAGTAATGATTGCATAGATTATGTTCATAGAATAGAACACTTCTACGAGAGAATGAACTATACACCAATTTCACTTCTATATACTAATCCTTCTTCATAAGttcatcaaaaattcaaaattatacAGAACTATCGTATTATGTGAAGTTACTCACATAAAAAGTTAGCATAGGCGTATGACTAGCATTCTACCGGCGATTACAgttttgtttaaagtttttttttttttttcctcttttttctgGCAATCAATGTCAAGTTTTGTTTAAAGTTGACTACTTTTACTGAAGTTACTGTATTATAATAGTTcattaaaataatgaaaattaagTTACTATATGAAATTTAAGCTTGTATTGTATGAAGGTTACCACAACTAGCAATCTCTTAAGGTTGTCATTGAAGAGTTAATTACCGGAGGCCCATCCGTAGGTGCCTGAGGGATGAACTTGCAGTCACCGGA
This portion of the Rosa chinensis cultivar Old Blush chromosome 1, RchiOBHm-V2, whole genome shotgun sequence genome encodes:
- the LOC112171669 gene encoding protochlorophyllide-dependent translocon component 52, chloroplastic; translation: METLRISCIPTLQIPADFGKTQSKKFTFLGYKQTLTSSFSLVERHKPSFKTFTTKSSSITTETENPPAPQVETQTQDEKFDWYAHWYPLMPVCDLDRRVPHAKKVLGIDVVVWWDRNESTWKVFDDACPHRLAPLSEGRIDQWGRLQCVYHGWCFNGSGDCKFIPQAPTDGPPIHTSKKACVSAYPSTVQNGMVWFWPSSDPQYKDILTEKKPPYIPEMDDPSYTCLMANREIPYGYEVLIENFMDPAHVPYAHYGIMQTQQPEEKADREGGRPMDLYVPKIDINGFTIEERNSGQSKFMSPCLFYTSLFGPIDNSNGAASSGKPYGFLKPPGTEKVSSAQRGQKRALLVFFCVPVSPGNSRMISTFPINFGISVKILPRWIYHIRHNLVLDSDLYLLHLEERRIMDAGITQWQKACYLPTKSDAAVVGFRKWLNKYAGGQVDWRGKFTGVLPPTPPKEQLLDRYQSHVVNCRSCNAAHKALSVLKVVLQVVSFSLLGIVSAIKEGVLSSVVAKTALLATALLCFAGSKWLAHFIYKIFHFHDYNHALV
- the LOC112181572 gene encoding serine/threonine-protein phosphatase 2A activator, with the translated sequence MEPQEHPHHHPETLTPSTTTTSTTAAAVPCGKCGSMAAPPPPLSWPDTSPPPNYRPIRAPAINLPQNQQAIILTPVPQAKSVPPISPPFHFQTPSKIIQSPDDLRRFHDSDSGKHFLGFVVALSESIRSKKISDPCHHSPVTTAIVSILDTLLRWIDEIPPTQQAARYGNVSYRVWHERLVENSYNLMMQFLPQHLEASTVEIVPYFTDSFGNASRIDYGTGHETNFAAWLYCLARMEVIKEEDYPAVVARVFVKYLELMRKLQLVYCLEPAGSHGVWGLDDYHFLPFIFGSSQLIDHKHMKPKSIHNDDILENFSNEYMYLSGIAFVKKVKKGPFSEHSPLLDDISGVPNWNKVNKGMLKMYKVEVLEKVPIMQHFLFGWLINWE